Genomic segment of Anguilla rostrata isolate EN2019 chromosome 13, ASM1855537v3, whole genome shotgun sequence:
AGCTCCTTCACCTGGGCAGCACGGCGAGTGCGGCAGGAGGGTAGAGGGGCGGGGTTTATCCAGAGGATGTGCTCAGTGTTAAGAGGGGGGCTTTACGACGCAAACAGTTCACTCAGATTCCCTCTCTGCTCATGCACAACACCAGCACGTTCATTTAATATGTGCACATTTCTtctaataaaattattaagaaACAATTCCTGAAAACAAATGGCCACAGAAACGTATAGATGACTGCACTGATGACAGCGCATGTTGAATTGTACAAATGCTTGTTCGTCCAATTTATTCCTAAACTGAAGATCTGTAAACAGgcatttaaaagattttttctttATCGCATGGACTACTCATCAAGGCTAACTCAAATATCTTCTCCTGAAATGTACATTTCTCTTACTGAGGGTGCCCAGGAATATGACTATTCTGATTTTTGTGGGTATTTATCTCTGCTGTGGAAAAAACGTGGAAAAAGGGGGGTGCTGGGTGGCTCGTCATGTTTGGCCATCGCTCTGCCCCGTGGAATCTGGACCGCGCCAGTCTCGGCTGCGGCCGGGGCACAGCATGAAAGACGTGTGAAtggaagagaaatgaaaaatcgCTGCGTTCAGCCATACCTTCTCTTTATCGCTCGCTTCCCGAGAAACCAGGGAGCCCTGGAAAGAGGAGggatataaattattattttttgaatgttaCAAATTATGCTAATGCTACCACAGTTTATAaatgcgcagacacacacacacacacacacacacatgcacgcacactgaAGCATGATCAGCTAAATACTACCTGATACAAACCACAGCATGAGGTAatactgatccaggatcagtgccCTTTTTACACCTGGAGAGCATACAAGAGGGGTCTCTAACCCTGATCCTGGTGTTAAAAACACTGCTGGTTTTACACTTACCGGTAACCGATCAAATAAAGCCACTGATCGCATAGTTAACCCACCTATCCTAATGAAATCCAGCACACCCTGTGGCTCTTCAGGACTACGGCTGCTGGCCCCTGGTGTGGAGTACCACTGTGCTACAGAGAAGCCTCAggccctctccctcctgcctcACCTTCAGGTCATACTTTGTGTGCACAACAAGCCGGTGGCTGAACATGTTCCTCATGACGATGATGTAGGTGTCCTCGCTGTCAACGCTGACGCGGTACATGCCCAGGAACTGAGGGAGCAGAGTGCTGCCGTGGCACGTCACAATGtgctgagggagaggaagagaggtgagggggtggacagggaggagagggcagggagaaggaggggagaggaagaggaggggaggagagaggaggagagagggggagggagagggtgagagagagaagggagagaggggggaggacagagagagagggagagagagagaggagagagagaggagagggagagtggagaggagagagaggaaggagagagagagagggagagagagagggggagagaggggggaggaggagagagagagagagagagagagagagaggggaggagagaggaggaggggagaggaggagagagagagagagagggagggggggagagagggggggaggggggagagggagggagagagagagggagagggggggagagggagagattgagagagagagagagagggagggagggtgggagggcagaaggaagagagagagagagagagagggagggagggagagagtgagagagagccgCTGTGACACCAGGGGCTGGTACAAGAAGAACATTGTGTAATAGGGTCACATCACAGTTCCCACAACCATGGCACATCATGAGCATGGTACATCCCCATAAATGTGAAAAGCTCCCACAAACATTGCAAGTCCCCACAAATTCAGAACATACCCAGAAATACACGTCCTCACACAGTCCAAATACAGCAGGTCCGCATAAGCATGGTAAGTCCCCAGAAACACATAGCAAGCTGTCACAGAGTGTATATACAATATTGGGAAAGGCTGCCCCAGGCCCCAGGTCAGCAGTCTACCTTACCTGGTGATACTCAGACAGGAGGTTGTGCATGTCCTCCACTTCCTCACTGGAGATCTGCTTGACCACCAGCGTGCGGTCATAAGAGGTCATGAGCAGCCCCTCATCCTGGCCCTCCCCACCCCTAACAGGGGGGCTGCGTGCCAGAGAGACCTgtggaattggggggggggaggggggcacacaTCAGTTAGGAGACAGCCACAGATGTTATCATAAGCTCCAATGCCTACCTGAGACAAAAATGCCCATGGAGACACATTAGTGGCTTTGCAATCCACCCCATCACTAAAAAACCCAGCAACACAAATGGCCTCTTCAATACGCCACTGTTTTAGTCATCATCATCTAAAGACCACTGCAGGCAATGTTAAAGGACTTGGAAGGAGCTAAATATTCACTGCCAATCATAGACTTGCATGAACCATTCAAATGACCTAGATCAAATTGGTGGACCTTCAATAACAAATGACTTCCCCATTTAGAGGTTCTTTCTTCAGGAAAAGGAGGCAACAACATTTAGCccaacgtaaaaaaaaaacaaacaagacttCACACCTGATAATCCAAATCTTCGATCCCAAAGCGTTCTCGGAGGTTGCGGAAGACCTGCGGGCAGTACTCCTTAAACTTGAAATGTCCCGGAAGATTCTCTCTGCGGGGGGAAAGATGAAGGAGACCCAAAATGAAATACATGACGTGGCACAGGCACTTCGACATCAGCACAAACTTTGATCAGGCCAGATTCGCAAGTGTACTACTGACACACCCTACCGAAAGCATTAGCCTTTTTTACAGTGTAACTCTGAAAATGgattcaattttaaaataccCTTTCATCCCTTACTTGTATTTTCTCTCAACGGGAATACCCAAATATATCTGCAGGACTCTCCCATGATAGGCCTGTGCAATGTCCTCTGATGGTCGGGGGAGGAGCCAATAACATGCAGAAATGTGGACAGCCAGCTGATGTTTCTTTTCATAGCCCACCAACTGTGCTGCAGAAGGAGTAATGCACCCCTTACGTAGCTTCCCATGCCCCAAAAAAACCTAATTTGCAAAAGGTGGAGAAATTCTACAGGAGAAGCTACCCAATCACTTAGAAACGGCAACAGTGAAGTCCGACTGAATTCTGAGATTTCCTCTAGTGAAACGTATATTGTAGGGTGTACCGTGTACTAAGACTTGGACAAGGAAAATTGTGGACAAAGATTTCCGGTGCACAGCAAATCCTGGTGCCCGAAAGCCTCCTTCCCCAGGCGACACTGTGGCCAATTACATAGCGTACCATGGAGCTCCCAGCCACAATCAGCCCTGGGACGGTTCCTAGGCCAGGGAAGTGCTGCTGAACTGGGAACAAGTGCCTCATACTCCACCTGAAAGCCTCAGATTTTCTCAGGAATTTCTCACTCCCTGTCGGGAcgttcacacacagacaccagccCCTCTGTCACTTCCCCGCTACTGTTCCTGTGCTGGTACACAGCAGAGCAAAAGCAGCGGGGGAGAACATCTTGAAATCATGACTGAAATGTCTTTACATGCTGCCATTGCATCTCTATGCTCATTAGAACCCCAGATAAAATACTTAGAATTGTCAaaacacccaccccccgccccaccagaAAGTGCTGCTCAAATAGAATTCTGCATCCAAGAATCAAACATTTCGGAGGCGATTCTTTTCGGGAACGCACTGTGTCCTGTGGTTTGCTCCAAAACAGAGAGCATGCAATACACGGTAAATTTCTGTTGCTTGCTGCACACTGTGCTAAGAGGGGAAGCCTCTCAATGGTATCAGAAGAACAAAATGACCAACAACAAAGGGGCTACCCAAGGGGTAGGGCATTTCAGTGCGAGAAGGAAGCAGACCAGCAGATTTTTGAAAAACTGCATTTGATCTGGCATCCTTCCAGCCAGACCTGAATTCCTGGAGAGATTATGGGATTGTGGAAATCCACTCCTGCCTTGCTGAAAATACCGCCCCAATCTCGGTGAAGTAAGCCGAGCCGAAGGTTGAAAACGCTGCAGCCAATCGCAATGCACAAACCCAAGTTGCGcacaccctccctccttctGAGTCCAAACAGCGGTGCAATGCCAACTCCTCAAACCATCACCCGGGTTGCCAGACACATGATTTTTCACCCCTCCAAATGTTCCTCAAATTTCCCCATAACCTCAACTTCAAAATGCCACACCTACCATTAACTCTGAATCATACTGGCACTTTCACAGATCCCCACATTTTGGGGGAGACCCTCTGGCAACCCTGAGCGTAATTCTGATCGGTCCGTTCCAGGGCTATGGGTCCAAGTGGGCACCAGTGGTACGGCCCTAAAAATTCCATTCCACCAGAGGCTCTCCCACAAGGCTGATTGCTCCAGTCAGCCTCTGCAATGCATCCTGTTTATGTGAGCCGTAACCTACATTTAACAAGGCTTCCTGTGAATGCCCAGTTCCTCAGAGGGCTTATTTAACTGATTTGAGCAAAGGCGGTTTAGCACGATTACCAGCATGTTTTTTTGGTCAGTTTTCAGAAACTGTTCTTGGATTATTCCAAGTATGCAACCGTATGGCAGTCATCCGTAGAATTCTGtatcattgtttttaaaaagggaaccttggagagacagaaaaaacaagcttataaactgaagaaaaataaacctactaatcttttgtttatttccatgGTGAAAAGGATCTCTTTACTAAATGTACCGCACAGAACATGTTAAACTAGACTGTGAGTTCATATTGACATATATTATGTCGTTTGGCTGTAGACAGTCGGTGTACAGTTTGTGTCTTACTTGTTGAAGAGGTGGTTAGTGACTTTAATCTTAATATTTGCTTTGAAGTCATCAGGGAGCAACATTACAGGAACTGGCACCTGGCTGAGGTCATtgatctaaaaaaaagaaaaagaaaaaaagagtacaCTGCATCAGGAAGGCACATGTCCGTCccctacaaaaaaaataattaaaaaacacaccCCAATACAGTAATACATCGGGATTCATCAACATTATTAACAGGCTGAGGGCAAAGTGAGCACTAAGCCTTTTCTGTATTTGTGACGTCAATAAAACGAATTAACAAAcgttacattttacaaatgccAGTAAGTGCCTGTAGCAGACATTCTTTTTCTGACCGCTGTCAACAGTGCTGCGTGGGAAACTTTCCCCACTAACTTCCATTTCAATTTTGAGTCCGGTGCTGTCCACTGAACGTGAAAATTGCCAGCTGGCTGTCTAACTTTTATTTGTACTAGCAAACGCCTAATAACTTTACGTGCATAGATAGTGTGTTGTTAGCTATCAATCTAGATCTATCCTTATGGAACGTTATCCATTTTTTCCGTTTGGCGATGAAGCAGAGGAATTGCTCCCCTTTGGAGTAACTATCATGCATCAGTTAAATACCCACCCAGCTATCCTAAAAcgtcacatgtacacacaatacGCAGGTGAATTAACAGTAATCAGTCGCCACAAGTCAGATATAAAACTAAAAAGCGAAATGGCATTCGGATACAGATGTGGCTGAAAAGTGACACAAACTGACCGGCTAGCGGATTGTTATTAAGCCTGCTAACTAGCCAGCCACAGCAAGCTAGTCAAGCGAGTAAGTTAGACTACTGTGTAACTTATATCTTTCAATCGATGCCCGTTCCCTAACGAAAAAAAACGAGACTAGCAAGCCgcaaaacataaattaaataaatgatctcAATAGCTTACAATTTAGCTTCTCTTTTAACAAAAAGTCAAGCTAGCaagcttttcattttcttgctaGTTAGCTAATATGAACTAACTAGCTAGCGTATACCTACCGAGTGATTGACTCCCCACATAAGTACACTAAGCACCGGATCGCTGGCTCGAAATACCTCCACCTTCTGTTGTACAAAATGTTTCTTCTTGGTCTTGGTTTTAGGAGCCAAAATGACCATAGGGCTTGAAGCGGAGCCCGAGCTACCAAGAGACGCCATCGTAATGTttgcttgtgcttgtgtttgagagGTGTTGATAGCTAAATAGCCAGTTAGCAAGCAGGCTACTTTTCCCACTTGCCAAACTTCTTTCCACCGAAACAACCTCTCCAATCAGCTAGCTAGATTTTCTAGCAATGGTAGCAGCATCAACCCGGCGTTACTGTGGGAAAGGTCCGCAAAAATTGCTTAGGACTAGGACTTTCCGTTCCATACCTAGATTTTTTTCCCTggtcaagtttttatttatttatttttcggtTTGCTCTCGCTCCTGGTCACGTCCTCGGTCCGTATTGTATGCTATAATATTTGAATAACAACATTCAGTACCTGAATCAGTATCCTGTAGGTCCCCAGTCACGTGTCCGTCAAATAGACAAGT
This window contains:
- the LOC135237363 gene encoding phosphatidylinositol 5-phosphate 4-kinase type-2 gamma-like isoform X1, whose amino-acid sequence is MASLGSSGSASSPMVILAPKTKTKKKHFVQQKVEVFRASDPVLSVLMWGVNHSINDLSQVPVPVMLLPDDFKANIKIKVTNHLFNKENLPGHFKFKEYCPQVFRNLRERFGIEDLDYQVSLARSPPVRGGEGQDEGLLMTSYDRTLVVKQISSEEVEDMHNLLSEYHQHIVTCHGSTLLPQFLGMYRVSVDSEDTYIIVMRNMFSHRLVVHTKYDLKGSLVSREASDKEKVKELPTYKDVDFRNNLQKVYVSEEEKDRVMEKLNRDVEFLVKLRIMGYSLLLGIHDVARAEREEEELEESSYEEEAEPENGQVPAPTVGSYGTSPDGIAGYLSSYRPLGPGEFEPYVDMYAVKSAPGAPQREVYFIGLIDVLTQYDTKKKAAHAAKTVKHGAGAEISTVHPEQYAKRFREFIATIFA